GAAGGCGGAGCATCATGACGACGTCACAGCCATCGATCCCGGTATCCATGTCGGTGAATGCGGTCACGCCCATGCGATCAATGGCAGCGGGCATCAGCGTGGATGGCGCGACGACGCGGACTTCTGCACCCAATGCGGTGAGCGCGAAGATGTTGGAGCGTGCGACGCGACTGTGGAGAAGATCACCGCAAATCGCCACGCGGATGCCCGCAATATGCCCGATGCGGCGACGGATGGTGAGCGCGTCGAGCAACGCCTGTGTCGGATGTTCATGGGTTCCGTCACCTGCGTTCAAGACGGGGCAATCGACCTTGTCTGCGATCAACCGGACGGCGCCCGAACTGCCGTGGCGGATGACGATGACATCAGCGCGCATGGCATTCAGCGTCAAAGCCGTATCGATAAGGGTTTCACCTTTTTTCACGCTCGATGTGGCGGCCTGCATATTCACGACGTCCGCGCCCAATCGCTTGCCCGCGATTTCGAAACTCAACAGCGTGCGCGTCGAGTTTTCGAAGAACGCGTTGATCTGTGTCAGCCCATCGAGTCGATGATCGCTGGTCCGGTGCGCCCGGTTGTGAGCAACCCATTGGTCGGCTTCATCGAGCAGAAACATGATCTCATGCGGCTGCAATCCGGCAATCCCGAGCAGGTTGCGGTGCGGGAAGGGTGATGGCGATGTCATTAAAGGGTGGCGATAGTGGGGGTCGGGGACGGTGGCAAGGTTTCCAAGGGTCAATCTTGTCTGAACTATAGCGCCGTCTGTTAGCGAACTTACATCTTCTTCTACAAATCAGAAGAAACAGCGCTCTTCAAGAGCGACGCCATTGCTTCCGGTGATGCCATATCCGGGTTTTCCCACTTTTTTCGCGATAAAGCCGTATGAAAAACCCGACGCCGCTGGATCGAGTTTCTCGATGAGCCTGCACATCAAATTGACAGGCCACGCGGCAAGCGACCAATTCTCCCGACCTTCATTGAGATCGAGGGTTGTATATTGATCACTTTGAAAGCCGCTGTCAGACAGCAGGCGATCCACGATATGCGGCCAAGATGTGAATACATGATGGTTGCTGATGAGATCGCTTTCGAAAAATGCGGGAAGATATCCCCGTGCAAGGAAATGAAAGCGGGCGCGGCTCCATTTCGGGTTGGGCATCGTCAAAAGCAACCTCCCCCGGTTTGAGAACATTGGAGATATTTGCTAAGGCCAGCCCCGGATTAAACAGATGCTCAACCACATCCAGTAAAATGACCACGTCCGCCTTGACTTCCAACGGACAAGGCTCTTCCAGATTCCACCTTGTTACAGCGGGATCGGAAGGAAAAAGATCAAACCCAAACCACTTTGAGCCCGTAGTTTCTACCGAAGCCTTCATAGGAAGTTTGCCCGCGCCAATATCGAATACAGTAAGCTGACCTTG
This genomic stretch from Sphingomonas paeninsulae harbors:
- a CDS encoding aspartate carbamoyltransferase catalytic subunit, translating into MTSPSPFPHRNLLGIAGLQPHEIMFLLDEADQWVAHNRAHRTSDHRLDGLTQINAFFENSTRTLLSFEIAGKRLGADVVNMQAATSSVKKGETLIDTALTLNAMRADVIVIRHGSSGAVRLIADKVDCPVLNAGDGTHEHPTQALLDALTIRRRIGHIAGIRVAICGDLLHSRVARSNIFALTALGAEVRVVAPSTLMPAAIDRMGVTAFTDMDTGIDGCDVVMMLRLQTERMEGGFIPSLREYHMLYGLTPERLKRANAEAFVMHPGPMNRGVEIDSSVADDPKRSAIPEQVEMGVAVRMACLDVLTRERRA